One genomic segment of Panicum virgatum strain AP13 chromosome 2N, P.virgatum_v5, whole genome shotgun sequence includes these proteins:
- the LOC120662658 gene encoding transcription factor MYB20-like: protein MGRQPCCDKVGLKKGPWTAEEDQKLVSFLLTNGQCCWRAVPKLAGLLRCGKSCRLRWTNYLRPDLKRGLLSEEEEKTVIDLHAELGNRWSKIASHLPGRTDNEIKNHWNTHIKKKLRKMGIDPVTHKPVLPAAPPAPQCPPGEEKTALSGAALGHEVPMVNLLDDDDDIVLPRDVVVVEPPAANSGFISTANSPGPSGSSSSSL, encoded by the exons ATGGGGAGGCAACCGTGCTGCGACAAGGTGGGGTTGAAGAAGGGCCCGTGGACGGCGGAGGAGGACCAGAAGCTCGTCAGCTTCCTCCTCACCAACGGCCAGTGCTGCTGGCGCGCCGTGCCCAAGCTCGCCG GACTGCTGCGTTGCGGGAAGAGCTGCCGGCTGCGGTGGACCAACTACCTGCGGCCTGACCTGAAGCGCGGGCTGctgtcggaggaggaggagaagacggTGATCGACCTGCACGCGGAGCTGGGCAACCGGTGGTCAAAGATCGCATCGCACCTGCCAGGGAGGACGGACAACGAGATCAAGAACCACTGGAACACCCACATCAAGAAGAAGCTCAGGAAGATGGGCATCGACCCCGTCACCCACAAGCCCGTCCTGCCCGCCGCTCCTCCTGCCCCGCAGTGTCCGCCGGGGGAGGAGAAGACCGCCTTGTCAGGTGCCGCACTCGGACACGAGGTGCCCATGGTGAACCTcctggacgacgacgacgacattgTCTTGCCAcgcgacgtcgtcgtcgtcgagccaCCTGCGGCCAACAGTGGCTTTATCAGCACGGCCAATTCGCCCGGGCCTTCCGGTTCCTCCTCATCATCGCTGTGA